A region of Lycium barbarum isolate Lr01 chromosome 1, ASM1917538v2, whole genome shotgun sequence DNA encodes the following proteins:
- the LOC132629017 gene encoding probable beta-1,3-galactosyltransferase 14 isoform X2 — translation MPTNPKIFTARSSTSYYYNSRRSTILTLCFIIGFTGFIFGFTAISKRVLGGYNCKYAEPRSVSVAWDRRTSIGKGGGAMVEKESGLTDGEYKRHKVMGFVGIQTGFGSVARRRSLRRTWFPSDHQGLQKLEEATGLSFRFVIGRTSDKSKMSALKKEVAEYDDFVLLDIEEEYSKLPYKTLAFFKAAYALYDSEFYVKADDDIYLRPDRLSLLLAKERSHSQTYLGCMKKGPVFTDPKLKCFRMFSNEDVTIGAWMLAMNVNHENNKQLCEPECTASSIAVWDIPKCSGLCNPEKKMLKLHANDVCSKSPTLPSEDD, via the exons ATGCCTACAAACCCAAAAATCTTCACTGCCAGATCATCCACTTCATACTACTACAACTCTAGGAGATCAACAATTTTAACACTATGTTTTATTATCGGTTTTACCGGGTTTATATTCGGGTTTACTGCCATTTCGAAGCGGGTTTTAGGAGGTTATAACTGTAAATATGCTGAACCAAGATCTGTTTCTGTTGCTTGGGATAGAAGAACT AGTATAGGAAAAGGAGGAGGAGCCATGGTGGAAAAAGAAAGTGGGCTTACTGATGgagagtataagaggcataaagtTATGGGTTTTGTTGGAATTCAGACCGGGTTCGGGTCGGTTGCTCGAAGGAGGTCGTTGAGAAGGACTTGGTTTCCATCTGATCACCAAGGGCTTCAAAA GTTAGAAGAAGCGACTGGCTTGTCCTTTAGATTTGTTATTGGTAGAACAAGTGATAAATCTAAGATGTCAGCGCTTAAGAAAGAGGTAGCAGAATATGATGATTTTGTACTATTAGACATTGAAGAAGAGTACAGTAAGCTCCCATACAAAAC CTTAGCGTTTTTCAAGGCTGCCTATGCACTTTATGATTCCGAGTTCTATGTTAAAGCTGATGATGACATATATTTACGGCCAG ATCGCCTTTCATTGCTCTTGGCCAAAGAGCGGTCTCACTCACAAACTTACCTTGGTTGCATGAAAAAGGGTCCAGTTTTCACCGACCCCAAACTCAAATG TTTCCGAATGTTTAGCAATGAGGATGTTACCATTGGAGCGTGGATGCTTGCGATGAATGTCAATCATGAGAACAATAAGCAACTATGTGAACCAGAGTGTACAGCTTCATCTATTGCTGTGTGGGATATTCCAAAGTGTTCAG GTCTGTGTAATCCAGAGAAGAAAATGTTAAAACTTCATGCAAACGACGTCTGCTCAAAGAGTCCCACTCTACCATCAGAAGATGATTAA
- the LOC132629017 gene encoding probable beta-1,3-galactosyltransferase 14 isoform X1, with protein sequence MPTNPKIFTARSSTSYYYNSRRSTILTLCFIIGFTGFIFGFTAISKRVLGGYNCKYAEPRSVSVAWDRRTSIGKGGGAMVEKESGLTDGEYKRHKVMGFVGIQTGFGSVARRRSLRRTWFPSDHQGLQKLEEATGLSFRFVIGRTSDKSKMSALKKEVAEYDDFVLLDIEEEYSKLPYKTLAFFKAAYALYDSEFYVKADDDIYLRPDRLSLLLAKERSHSQTYLGCMKKGPVFTDPKLKWYEPLSSILGKEYFLHAYGPIYALSADVVASLVALRNNSFRMFSNEDVTIGAWMLAMNVNHENNKQLCEPECTASSIAVWDIPKCSGLCNPEKKMLKLHANDVCSKSPTLPSEDD encoded by the exons ATGCCTACAAACCCAAAAATCTTCACTGCCAGATCATCCACTTCATACTACTACAACTCTAGGAGATCAACAATTTTAACACTATGTTTTATTATCGGTTTTACCGGGTTTATATTCGGGTTTACTGCCATTTCGAAGCGGGTTTTAGGAGGTTATAACTGTAAATATGCTGAACCAAGATCTGTTTCTGTTGCTTGGGATAGAAGAACT AGTATAGGAAAAGGAGGAGGAGCCATGGTGGAAAAAGAAAGTGGGCTTACTGATGgagagtataagaggcataaagtTATGGGTTTTGTTGGAATTCAGACCGGGTTCGGGTCGGTTGCTCGAAGGAGGTCGTTGAGAAGGACTTGGTTTCCATCTGATCACCAAGGGCTTCAAAA GTTAGAAGAAGCGACTGGCTTGTCCTTTAGATTTGTTATTGGTAGAACAAGTGATAAATCTAAGATGTCAGCGCTTAAGAAAGAGGTAGCAGAATATGATGATTTTGTACTATTAGACATTGAAGAAGAGTACAGTAAGCTCCCATACAAAAC CTTAGCGTTTTTCAAGGCTGCCTATGCACTTTATGATTCCGAGTTCTATGTTAAAGCTGATGATGACATATATTTACGGCCAG ATCGCCTTTCATTGCTCTTGGCCAAAGAGCGGTCTCACTCACAAACTTACCTTGGTTGCATGAAAAAGGGTCCAGTTTTCACCGACCCCAAACTCAAATG GTATGAACCACTTTCATCTATTCTAGGGAAGGAGTATTTTCTGCATGCTTATGGTCCTATTTATGCACTTTCCGCTGATGTTGTTGCAAGTTTGGTTGCCCTGAGGAACAACAG TTTCCGAATGTTTAGCAATGAGGATGTTACCATTGGAGCGTGGATGCTTGCGATGAATGTCAATCATGAGAACAATAAGCAACTATGTGAACCAGAGTGTACAGCTTCATCTATTGCTGTGTGGGATATTCCAAAGTGTTCAG GTCTGTGTAATCCAGAGAAGAAAATGTTAAAACTTCATGCAAACGACGTCTGCTCAAAGAGTCCCACTCTACCATCAGAAGATGATTAA